The following nucleotide sequence is from Brienomyrus brachyistius isolate T26 chromosome 25, BBRACH_0.4, whole genome shotgun sequence.
atgtagctaagcaatccgggggtgttGTGCTGTCGACCCGAGAAAAAGgtagttgcattgcaaaggtagatgcatgaattcttggtccagcgacaattgttcgccatttgacagttgcttgacgcaacgagtTGGCTCCCAAACATATGGCTGGCATTTTCTGTATGAGACAATTTGACAATTGATCGCCATTTGgcagttgcttgacgcaacgagctggctcaataaaggaaatgctgtgtggaactacgcgcgtgcgccacccgagagtgagagcatgcattcgtttaaacaagaattaacagcgttatttcctgattattgctatcgaaaatgctcagagcgctttactttattattcacattgacagaaatgtgcttcattacttaaaaacattacggttataggggttttatttgctaaaacaggcgctccgccggcgtagccatttttaaaggggcgtcggcgtgggtgcgcatgcgccaaacgccggactagcgatcgtccattccgacccgcgttgttcaaacagagtagttgCATGTGCCGGAGCTCCGgggtcgtttcgtcctatttctttttaaagtttgccgcttacatgctttctccaacctggtaaatataactaaagtctttcgtgttggttaaatgtaatgagtgctcgcttcttttaaaacgacggggctgtatgtttgttggtttcgcttgtttaaatttgctcttctgctgcttctttcgggcatgtttgtttaaattcacactgcttttcttttaaaataacactaagggttttcttcttttggtgccttcttttaaaatacgccgcggcgcttactaacaacacgcggctacgggccggacggacgcccccgctgaacgtgtatgcgctagcttgccatcatcctgttctatgttttattattccttaaaaacgtaattaaaaaagcacattaataaaatacatgtaatgtatttttattctattaaagtttaatctcccaaacccccctatcggcagcacgtggcataagcatgtattgataccatatatgtacataacggcagtctcccaaaaccatttcgccccctatcggcaaaacgtggcataagcatgtattgataccatatatgggcataaactctcgaccaatcagaataaaggataagccacttcctcttatgccgtcagaagcggagaattaagctccgcccaatgtaccacctaaTATCTCTCAGGGCTCTCCAACTCCGGTTCTGgagagctaccgtccagtaggttttctatcctacttggcttctgatgagccacacctgctctcaggtaaatatcaggaacaggtgtgactcatcagaagccgggtaggatagaaaacctactggacggtagccctccagAACCGGAGTTGGGGTCTACAGACAGACAATTCAAGTCAAATGAACTTTACTGTCATATTACCTACACATGGCGGTATAATGATATGAGATTCCATTCCACAACCACAGTGCAAAGGGCtacacatatatacaaacaCATACTGTACGTGCAATTTAAATACGGTGCAATTTCACAGTGCACAGCTAGGCTgaaatattttctaataataataatacctgaAACAGCAGCTCGAATATTCTCTTTGGAGATGTCGCAGTTTTCCTTATCGCATATTCCTGGAGCATTTTTACCGAGCCCTACAACAACCACACTGGGGAATTCCTAAAACAATAGTAGAGTAAATATATGTAACattcaaatattttattttcaaagtttatCTCTGTTGAATTCTAACATGAATATTTCTGAAGAGAAACGCTGTAATACTGTATTTTCAGTTTAAAAAATACTGTAGACAAAAACACAACGCAGATGTTAAGTAAAATGCATTGATTTTAAACGATTATCGTATACCTCGTGAATTCCATAAAATACTcggctttttccttttttgagAGGTGGTCcagatctaaaaaaaaaaaacaattctggTAAGACCATTCAACACATTTGGATAAATTATTCAAAGGTAATCATGAGGATGGTAATTAACTCACGTCGATAGCAGCTCTCTCAGCCTTCCAGAGAGCGATCTGTCAAAGCCATCTGCAGCCTCTGTGAACCGCGAATTTTCatcttctttttctttttcatacaCGCCAAGGACCAAGCCCTGTGAATATAATTCTGTGTCATTTAAGTACTacttactttatgctttctatccatccatcttctgtaccaGCATGACACTGAAATCATTTTgattttacattttaagacgCAGATTctaaatatacacaaaaagcaAACCAATCAGCTAGATGACGTGGCCATCGAAACTCACTACCTGACTACTGGTACATAGGTAGGTAACTACACTAAAATACCGAACTCGACTTTTTAACTATATGATCTTACTACAAAAAATATCTGGATAATTAAACTTACTTTTttctctgcctgtgtgtttcGCGATATGGAGAAACATCTGCAGTTGTGCCTGAATACCGAAGTTAATATTCTTTTTCTAAAGGAAATCATTATCATACGTATAATATTTTAACACGAAAAGGAATTACAATTTTTAGATCGATAGACACGTAACCACGTGAACCTATGCTACAGAGATCGCACCGTCCTCTGGCGTCATCAAAAAGCGACACACGTTGTTAGGGGTCCTTGCAAAATTACCACCATAGCATTATAGGTACACAAGTCATATTTTACCTTGTTCAAAATGCAAACTAACCTCACTTAATGTGAGCTgcggttttatttttattcaatgatttttttttaataaaagaaaTGGAATTAGTTTGAATGAACAGTGCAGTATATACTTTAGTATATACTAAAGTATATACTGCACTGTTCATTCAAActaatatataatacaatatataataataaatgtgacaGCAAATGGCAGGCTTACATTCTTAAGCAGATTTTTATGTGCTGTAAACCTGtttcacttttcatttttaatgtacatttttatCATATTACATAATTTTACAGGTCTTAACATAGAATATTTGCTTTTATATAAAAGTCCATTTCTGAAGACGTAATTGTgattgtaaaaccatgctgataCCATGCATGACTAAAACATACACTACAGGCCAGAAGTTTGGGCCCACCCTCCGATACACGGCTTTCTCAAACTTTTTTTACAAGAAAGTATTATTTCATCAAAATAACCACCCATTTCCTTTACCAGGGCAGCACAGATTCACAGCATCCTTTCCAGCAATTTTTGGAAATAACTTGTGTCCAAACCCTCCAAGCACCTTTTCAAGCATGCAAACTGTGTTTGTCTCATTTGCTAAATGTTCACTTTAAACTTCCAACTCATCCCATGGATGGACTTTCATCCAAGACCTGTTCTCAATTCTAAATACCCCGGTGTTTGTCTTATTTAGCCTATAGTCTCTTTTCTTTCTAACACCACAAAGTAAAGGTTTTCTGGCAGCAACTTGACCATGCAGTCCAGCTGTTCTCAGTCTTTGCTTGACTGTTTTAAGATACTGGTTTCCCTCTGTTCACATTAAACACAGGCCTCTGAGGTCATCTTCCAATTTCTTTTGCACATGACAAGTGTTGATCTTCAACCTTTGATGTCACTTTCCTTGCCCCAGACCATTTCTGGTCACTGTTGCTTCCTGTCAACCTTTCTTTGTGTGCACAGTAGGTCACTCCATGCTTAGGAACATTTAACTTTCTGGTTATTTGGCGATGAGAGAACCCTTCTTCAACTGTTCAACTATTAGCTGTGCCTTTCTAGCCATTAAACataaaaaagaaatatttatcaaaaattCTGACTTATCAGTTGTGATACAAAACAACAGAAGATTGAAGCGAGGAGCAGACAGGACATTAAACCTCTCGCAAAATGATCTGGGAAAAGACAGACAAGTGGCTATCGTTTAGTTTATTAAGACACAATAAAGAGAAGCCAAGAGTTCGGACATTAGTAAGTAGAATTCCAACACGAAGCGAATGTCAGTGCATTAAAGACAGACCTGATATGTCTTCATCAAAACCAATACTTTCAGCTTTTGTAGCTAAATAATTTGTTACTACAAGCTATACAATAATGAATACCAGTCAGTTACATTTGTTTTAAGTATTTCTGATATTTTCTTGTAATGAAAGTTTAacaaatcagtgtatctttatttttttcatatctAAGGGCGGGGCTCTTCTAGCCTGTAACGAATACACAGAAACATATCTAATAAAATCAGAATACTGCTGATTTCCACAGGCGTGTGTTAGCCTTTCCTAGTCCAGTCTTATTATCAGTACTTGTATCCAATCTCAGTATAAGAAGTCTTCAGCTGTGACGCTTGGTTCATCCGGCTTCTTAGTGTGtatttttggaaaatggattttACTCATGGCTACAACGATAAAATTTGTCCCGTGAGTTGCAGTGCTGGCCACACACAGCCAGAATGAGAAGTCGTATTCTTCCTCCAGAACAACGAATCGAAAGATGTCCTCCCGGAAGTTCGCCACTCTCTCTGTGAGACAGTGCTGCTTCACAGCTGCAATGAAGCAGACGATGCCGAACATTCCAAAGGCGCCTGGTAAGAGCAGAAACAGCTATAAATCCATTCTGTGATTAGCCATTTAAAGGGGTTAATACACGACCGTTTCCCTTCTGTATTGCATGAGGGCGTATCTGCAGTGGTTTGACGTTTCGACATAAGATTTGGACTgggaaaacaaacatttatttttggtCCACATACCTGCAATAAAATTCCACAAGTATAGTCCGGGAGGCCCTTTAATAGATTGATATGGGATTTTTCGTGCATTGTAAATGCAGAATGCTAAACTTACAAATGAAAAACCAATGgcaacaaaaaggaataagatGATAATCACGTGAAGGCCACCATTCAACTTCTTCACAAGCCTCGGGAATACTGAAATAAAAACGCGCAATGTCACACATACTTTAGTGTAATGGTTATCGATACGGTCAGCATGTTGCTAGATTTGTGACTGTATTATTATGCAAATAATAGCAAGTATTATTATATGTTATAGATGTTGTAATGATCCCCAAATTCTTTCCATTTCAAGAATAATTATTCTTTAGAATGTCTTTTCAGTTAGCAGTCACCACAATCGAAACTGTCAATCTACATAACAATAGCAAATTAAAATGAGTAGATAATAGTGGTACACATTGCACAAAATTACAACAAATAACTTACTGTAGATTTTGGACCGTCTGCTTCCCAGACCACATTTCCATATTTTGCCCCCTTGAAACAGCCCAAAATATATGTCACCGATAAACTTCTCCAGCTCAGGATCTGACGCATTAACCAGATCAGCACCAGTTTGGCATAGGATTTTCCCAATTACCCACTTCTCAGTAGAAAGCGccacaacagtcagaacaactGAGGCAATGTTGAGCAGAGAGGCGAAGGAAAACGTGATCTTCTTCCAGATCCCAGGCATTTCATTGTTTATGAAAACCTGACCACATGTTGCTTGGGTGTAATATGATGCAGTGTGCTGCCAGTGTTTGGCATCCCTGCACCGTTGTCCTAAAGATCCTGTTTTCAGTGTTTTCTTAAGATCATTGCAGTGCTGTTGTCTAAATTAACAaggttaaaaataatttttaaaagcagCTAAAACCGTGTATATGCCATTGTGAGACCTAGAGATGGAGTCTATCAGTAGAAGGATCTTGTGGCAGGGGGAAATTCTAACCCCTGTATTCCATCCAATAGTCTAAGAGCTCCTCCTCCCATTTTTAATCAGCTGGGCTAAATACGCTGGGGACTGACATTGAGAACGACACTAAAACCAATCTCATCCAATTCCCTGAATTTACAGATATGTTTTACAGAGTCGCCAGTTATGAGGATGACCTGTGACACACGTTGCAGCATGACATTCATGCTTTGCAAAGGTCATTCACCACCGTGGAGAGCAATTCTTCCGGACCACAAAGCACAAGGCTGCGGAGAGCACGCGCAGGTCGCAAGATAGGGATTAATGACGCGCAGAGCAAATTGCGTCTGGGGACAGGCAATAAACTGCTGCTGCAGAATCGCATCGGAAATCAGCTCACAACAAATAGTAAGAATAtctctaagaaaaaaaaaactcaatataTGTTAATTTTGGTTTCAGAAAACAAAACATCGAGAACACATCATTTAAAGGAAGGTA
It contains:
- the clrn2 gene encoding clarin-2; this translates as MPGIWKKITFSFASLLNIASVVLTVVALSTEKWVIGKILCQTGADLVNASDPELEKFIGDIYFGLFQGGKIWKCGLGSRRSKIYIFPRLVKKLNGGLHVIIILFLFVAIGFSFVSLAFCIYNARKIPYQSIKGPPGLYLWNFIAGAFGMFGIVCFIAAVKQHCLTERVANFREDIFRFVVLEEEYDFSFWLCVASTATHGTNFIVVAMSKIHFPKIHTKKPDEPSVTAEDFLY